From a single Girardinichthys multiradiatus isolate DD_20200921_A chromosome 17, DD_fGirMul_XY1, whole genome shotgun sequence genomic region:
- the sypl1 gene encoding synaptophysin-like protein 1 translates to MMTGFRINLSPLKEPLGFVKLVEWLTAIFAFGSCGGFSGRNIISLFCGNGMNETLNANFHYPFRLSQVPLVDGNTTICNHSVTTTHMMGDSASAAEFFVGIGIVCFLYSMVALLVYLGYMHVYKDSDFGPIFDFVITVILVFMWLVCSSAWAKGLQNVKDATDTEGIGASLALCKGGNITCEVTNFANMRTLNISVVFGYLNMFIWAGNAWFVYKETRWHSQKFSSQPGPGRQQVPAPI, encoded by the exons ATGATGACCGGATTTCGAATCAACTTGTCGCCCCTGAAGGAACCCCTAGGCTTCGTTAAACTGGTAGAATGG CTCACAGCCATATTCGCATTCGGAAGCTGTGGTGGATTCTCGGGTAGAAACATCATATCTCTCTTCTGTGGTAATGGCATGAATGAAACCCTCAACGCCAACTTTCACTACCCATTTAG GCTGAGCCAGGTCCCACTTGTTGATGGAAACACCACTATTTGCAATCACTCTGTCACTACCACGCACATGATGGGAGACTCGGCATCCGCCGCAGAGTTCTTCGTCGGCATCGGGATCGTATGCTTCTTGTATAGCATGGTAGCTCTGTTGGTTTACTTAGGCTACATGCATGTCTACAAGGACTCTGACTTCGGACCCATATTT GACTTTGTCATCACAGTAATCTTGGTCTTCATGTGGTTAGTGTGCTCATCTGCCTGGGCAAAGGGCCTGCAGAATGTGAAGGACGCCACAGATACTGAAGGAATCGGTGCCTCGCTGGCTCTTTGCAAGGGAGGCAACATCACCTGTGAGGTCACGAACTTTGCCAACATGCGGACGCTCAATATCTCTGTG GTGTTTGGCTATCTCAACATGTTCATTTGGGCTGGCAATGCCTGGTTTGTTTACAAGGAGACTCGCTGGCACTCCCAGAAATTCTCCTCCCAACCTGGGCCTGGAAGGCAACAGGTCCCTGCACCAATCTAA